Below is a window of Dromiciops gliroides isolate mDroGli1 chromosome 5, mDroGli1.pri, whole genome shotgun sequence DNA.
AGGTGACAGCACAATCCACCCAAATTTAAATTTGCCTAAAGCTAATACGTAACCccggggggaggggatgggagtcCGGATAAACTTGCCCCCAGCATCAAAACAAGACTTTTTCATGGAAGTGGTTCTGGCTCCTCTCCCCTCCAATCTCACAACTTCACAACAGAGCCCCAGGCTTTTTGGTGCAAACTCTAGTAAGGGGAACTCTGGCACCTAGAGGTCATGCTTCGAGGCCCGCATTTCAGCCCAAAGCCTGTATAAATGGGGACCTGGAGACTCCCATCTCTCCCAACCCCACACAAGCCTGCAGCCTCTACCCGGAGGCACGTGGGGTTGTGCACAGCTGAATGCATGCTACCTCTTGTTAGCCCCGGAGACGCGGGCTGCACTGACCTCCTCTTGCCCCAGGATCAATCACTCAAGGACTTGCCCAATGAGGGGTGGCTCGCAGCATGAGGGCTAAGGAGCCACTTTCTCCACGGGATGACCCCCGGCCGGCCTCGGGGAGCCTGTCAGGGCGAGGCGACCCTGCTCTGTTGGAGGTTTTCTTCCATCTGGGAACCAGCCGGTGGGGGTAGGGGGCAGACCAGGCCGGACCAGCCTCAGACTGTCCTTAGGGGCCCTGGGGTCCCCTACTCCAAAGCCTAGCTAGGCCCTCTGACCTGCCACACCCCAGGGGATCTGAGATGACTTCTAATGCCTGAcactcttggggggggggcaggtggtGCAGGGAGTAGAGCCTGGCGTCAGAGCTCATCTTCccgtttaaatcctgcctcagacacttactagccgtgagaccctgggcaagtctcttaatcctgcctgcctcagtttcctcgtctgccaaatgagctggggaaggagatggcaaaccgcCCTGGTGTCTTTGCCATTTAACTCTTCTGAGCCCCTAGAGGGGTGGTCTTCCAAACCGGCTCAGCCCCGACCCGACCCGACCCCCCACTTCAACTCTCCAGGGGTCCGTTCTGGGGGCGGGGCCTCGGCTTTAGGAGCcacctgctcccccccccccagagagcctgctgacatttattaagcacttgctgtgtgcccGCGCTAAGCAGAGGAAACgaatggcgggggtggggggatgctCAGCACCGCCTCGGCCCAGTGCTTCCCCGGCACACAGTAGGAGCATAATAAGTGCTGGatgaccgcccccccccccacctccacatCCGCTCCCCGCCTACAGAACTGGGGGCAAAAGAAGGATCCTCAggccttcctcctcttccccaggcCCGGCCACAGGACCCCCCCGGCCCTCGCCCGGCCTCGGCGCCCCCACCTCGCGGTGCAGCTTGTGCAGGAGGCGGCCCCAGTAGCGCTCGGGGATGGCGGAGGCCCGCAGCGCCGGCCCGTGCAGCGCCACGAACGCCCCGTAGTCCTCGCCGTCCTCGCAGCCGCCCTCCATCTGTGCTGCcacagccgccgccgccgccgccgccgccgccgcttcACAGCGAGGCTGCCCCGCCCCTCCACGCCCGCTCGGGGAGCCTCGGGCTCCCTCCTCGGCCGCTCGGCCCCGCCCCCTCCGCTCCCTCCTCGGCCGCTCGGCCCCGCCCCTCCGCCCCGGCACTTCCTCCCCGGCCGCTCGGCCCCGCCCCCTCCGCCCCCTCCGCTCCCTCCTCGGCCGCTCGGCCCCGCCCCCTCCGCCCTAGCGCTTCCTCCTCAATCCGCCCCCTCCGCCCCAGCGCTTCCTCCTCGGCCGCTCGGCCCCGCTCCCTCCGCCCCGGCACTTCCTCCTCGGCCGCTCGGCCCCGCCCCCTCCGCCCCGGCACTTCCTCCTCGGCCGCTCGGCCCCGCCCCCTCCGCCCTAGCGCTTCCTCCTCAATCCGCCCCCTCCGCCCCAGCGCTTCCTCCTCGGCCGCTCGGCCCCGCCCCCTCCGCCCCGGCACTTCCTCCTCGGCCGCTCGGCCCCGCCCCCTCCGCCCCGGCACTTCCTCCTCGGCCGCTCGGCCCCGCCTCCTTCTGGAAGCCTCCAGCGCTTGCGCCGCCTTTCTGGGCCTTCGGGCATCTCGCGCTGTCCTGAAGAGGCCCGCTTTGGAGGCAGGAATCTCGTACCACATTGGGAAAGGGAGTTGCACCACCTCCCGAGGCTTCCTATTCATTTATTCTCTCGTTCACCCACCCACTCACTCCTTCATCCGTTGAATAAGCGCTTATTAAGCGACTACAGCATGCCAGCCACGGAGTTCAgttctggggttacaaagaaagcaCCCCCCCAtgtactcattcattcaacaaatatttattaagcacctactgtgtgctaggcctGTGTCCTGGGAATAGGAAGAAAGGCTAAAGCTggacagtccctgttctccaggagctcacagtccagtcggggagacaacatgcaaacaactggcACCAACAAGATGCATGTGGGATCAAGGGGGTGGACAGGGCACCCCATGGATGAGGTTATATGAAAAGAGTGGTGACATCAGAAGGGGACAGCCCCGGGGGAAAGGTGTCACCCACCTACTTACCTGCAGACATCCAGGTGGGGATGGCCAGGtgccagagggagggagagagctgaAGCTGATGAGATCtggcaaaagagactgagaaggaatgttTGGATTTCTCCCTTCCTgagcagggaggagagggggaagagcagGAGAGAACAGCATCACCACCTCCAAGGAAGAGGAcatatggaggaggaggaagtggtcCCAGATGCCAAAGGATGCTTGAAGACTGGGGAAAGCCTATCAAATTGGACAGCTAAGAGGTCCCTGGAAAGCCTTCGTCTCTTTGGATGGCTCTGATGGGTAGGGAGTTTTTCTGATTTTGAGCCTACATTTGCCGCTGAGGCTTCTTCCCATGGTCCCTGTTCTGCCTCCGAGGCCAAAGAGCCCAAGTCCAATCCCTCTTCTTGCACCAGGCTGCCCTTGCTAATTAGAGAcagctctctcttccctcctgagtcttctcttgAGGCTAGAATGAGAGCCTGGGCCTCTTCCTGCCTGATCTAAATCCCTTTCCATCAAACCAGGTCCATGTCAATTGGCTGATGGGGTCCACCTCGTCCCCACTGCCCATCCCCCAATGtgccttttttttggtcattcttGCAGCACTGACACATTtagtgacctggggcaagtctcCATGTCTTCCCATGGCCTTCCTTCCCTGGGTGAGCTCTGATCTCTCAAATCTTTTCCAATTGTGGGACTCTATGACCGTATTATAACTCCTAACCCTGcttccttccttgatttctctcttccatccctttctctttgatttttagcTCCCATCCTTGACCTCCTTCACCAGCCTTTGACCAAATGGGATCATGTATGTTCACTGGACTAAGAGGTAGGAAACTGATGGTGTTCTGGGTGTGGGTGGCATTGAACAGGTCACCCAAACTGTCTGGGCCCCAGGATCATTTCTGTAATATGGCACAGGTGATGTTTTATTTTCCCATGAGCCATTACTCTccatattttacaggtgaggaaattgaggcttagagcaGTCATAACCTGACTAGTGGccggcaggattcaaacccaggtctctcctgattctaggtccagcctCTGTCCACTCAAGAGGATCCCTTGTGCTCAGTTGTTGTTCTCAGACCTGGGTGTTCTATCCCTGAAGAGATCTGATCGTTTTTGTCACACTCCATAGAAGAGCCTGTGGAGAAAACCTAGGAATGACTCGAGTCCACCATGTCTTCCCCATGGAAATGGTCATCGTTGTGTGGTTGATGGTCAGAACTTTCCAGTATTGTGCTAAGGACAAAGAACATCCCAAGCGGATTTGCATTCATATTTTTAGTAATAGCtaattttttcttaaggaataaTGTTCTCAGGCTTGAGATCTACTTTTCCCGGAGCCTTGGGATCTTTCACTGCTCCCTCCCTTGTGTTGCTTGTCTGTGTACTTGTCATAGGCCCCCCAGATCCTCAGGGACCATCATTCTTTGAAGCTTTCTCAGggctcacacatagtaggtgctttataaccTTTGAAtcataattaatttaatttgccacaaggtgatttttttccccctcttggtTTGGCTCCTAATTGCTTCCAGTGGGCCAGCAAGCCTCTGATTTCATGAGTCATGGTGGGGTGTGGGCAGGAATGTGATTTCTAGGTCTGTTATTTAGAAATGTATCTCTCCTAAGTTGAGACACAACCACCTTCACTAAGTGCAGGTTACAAAGCAAAGGTGGTTCCTCTAGGACTCCCCTTCCCAGATTCCCCAGGGTCATTTGTGTGTTGCTCTAGGGGTAAATAAAAGGGAGGCAGGAAATAGGCCCCTTTcgtgtttattatttgttttttgttttgttttttttggtgaggcaattggggttaagtaacttgcccagggtcacacagctagtaagtgtcaagtgtctaaggccaggtttgaactcaggtcctcctgacaccagggctggtactctatccactgtaccacctagctgcctctttttgtGCTTATTATTAAAGCGACTTCCACAGTTTTATTCCATGCTGCACTGAAGCTCTGACACAGACCATAAAGCTCTCAAGACATAGGGGAATGAGGGCTCTGAGGATGTGTATtgcctcccttccccattttctgGGCTTAGCCTGCTGGCATTGGCAGGGGTCACGGTACTGTCACCGATCCGGCTCCACAACAGTGGCCTTTGAgaatgtgttgttgttcagtggtgtctgactccttgtgacccacgaaccatagcatgccaatactatGGGATacatgagattttcttggcaaagataatggaatggtttaccattttctccagtagattatggcaaacagaggttgaatgacttggggcccagggtcacacagccattaagtgtctgaggttggatctgaactcaggccttcctgaccttaggcccagtgctctatttactgaacTACCTACCAGCCTCAACTGGTGAAGATGGCTTTTTGTAAATGTAGTGCGGGGGACAGCCCCTAGCTTGTGGGCTGGTTCCTCCTcaatccctcttcccctctgcctcttagagaCCCTTGTCTTTCTGAATTCTCAGCTCAAGTTCTACCTTCTCTTTGGGGCCCTTCCTGACCCCTGAGCTGCCGACGCCCTCCTCGCACCCAATCCCTCTTGTATGTCTTTCCTATAAACCTAGACCTCTCTATGTACATGTTGCTTCCttcaatagaatgtgagctccttgatggcagggactagGTATGTCACCTTGGTCTTCAAATTCCCAGGACCTGACAAAGTGTAGACACTTAATCAGTGCATGTTGATTGAACGAGACTGCTCTGGAGCTTCAGGGATTTCCAGCATTAAAACTAAAGgtctctggggggcagctaggtggcacagtggtcctggattcaggaggacctgagttcaaatccaaccttagacacttgacactagctgtgtgaccctgggcaagtcacttaaccctcattgcccccccaaaaaaaaagaaagaaagaaagaaaaaaaagaaaattaaagatctCTGGCCTTCCCTTCCTAGACAAAGAACCAGCCAAATATCTCCATCTGAAACACAAAGGGCTGGTCCAGAGAATCATTGGATGcctttaaaaaccatttttaaaaagcctatttTTCTAGAGATATATGTGTAAAACTGAAGTCTGGGAAAGACCTGGATTTAGAAAGACCAACATCATCCATTGCATTCTGGGcttctccagtcatcttgacttttgtctcacTACTGGATTCTGATCACTGGCGGATGGAGTGAGGGTGACGACTTCAACCCAATTCATGGGCAGGTCAAGACCTCAGTGATGGCactggtcctcttctagaacaaagggcaaacaacatcATCCTGCGGAGGCAGAGAAGGAGCAGAGAGGGCTGGTCTCCCCGCAGCCCAAGGTATCTGAAGCATTTTGTGGGTGTGATGATATAGAATTGAGATCAGTATCACGAAAGCTCTGTTGTCCGAGTCTAGTGAACTTCTCCAGCTTTATCTATCCAGCCTGGAAGTTCTTGGAGATCTAGGCCACTGACCTAGGAAGGAGCATCCCCAAATGCTACATCAGTGGATTCTCCCTTCTTTTTGGGAAATGGTTCCGATGGGCCCCGATCACTTTAGTGCCCAAAGCCAACTGGCCTCGCCTGCTTTGTGTTCACACGGGTGGCCCCTTTGTAGGGAGGGGCAGCCTTAGGCTGAATGGGATTCTACTCACCCCTGAAATGTTGTTTGTCCCcctttctggaagaggaccacgGCATGGGGGTCAtgtcatgaattggatttaagtgggatCTGGGATGTTTAGCTCCAGAAGAGAGGACTtggggcaggggctggggggTAGGGAgtaggggtgggatggggtgtgtgtgtgaagcgGGAGCTGATCCCTGTGTTGAGTTTAAATAGCTGTCCTACAAGAGGGATTAGCCTCGATCTACTTAGCCTctgagaacagaaccaggagaaagaggggaaggggcagagaggCAGCTTTGGGCTGGATGTCAAGAGGAACTCTTGACTATGAGAGCTTTCCCAAAGTGTTGCCAGCTGTCCCAGGTGGCCATGGGCTCTCCCTCCATCCTGGGGGTCTTTGAACAGAGGTTGGATGTCTCCTTGTCAGCTGTGTATAGGGGGAGTCACTTCCTTGTAGCCATTGGACTAAGTTGCTGAAggaccttccagctctgaaatttagGGATTCGGTGAAAATCTGCCTGGACACCAAGAAGGATCCagcagtcagtcaatcagcaagcatttattaggcacctgttGTGTTTGAGGAACTCTGCTAAGTGCCAGGCATACACTGATAGAagtgaaaacagtccctgacctcaagaagcttacattctgatagggCAAATAAGATATCTGTATGTAAGTAGATATATTATCtgtatgttcatatatgtatatataggtacacacatatttatctttatctctctctatAATGAATTAAAGGCAGTTTTGGGAGGAAGGGCACTATTTACcacagatggaaggaaggagaggatggGGTCAGAAAAGGGTCATTTTCAAGtagaaaatggaatttaaattgaattttgaaggaatccaacaattccaaaaaataaaggtgaggaaggagagaatgtcaGGCATGGTGGACAGTAGGGACAAAggagtggaggtgggagatggagcatTGTGAAGAACATTGAGAAGACCAGTTTGGTGGCATCATGGAGCTCTTGGTAGGGGAGTAATGTGTTTGATAATGAGAAAGGTAAGAAGAGGACAGGTTGTCGTTGAGGGGATTGAGAGAAAGGGGCCAGCTGTCCTAGGAATAGTAACAACcagtcaatcaaaaaacatttattaagtacctactgtgtaatttaagattctaaatgtggattctaatctgttcccccagttttgggggaaactgactaaaatcactgataaaacgagtttaggtttttaagggtttattggaaaatagaaagaaaaagattgagaacagaattccaacagcctggcattcctatctttcctcaaatttcctgtgaagtcctctaccgccaccaccatccagtcaggaacccaaaaagccccagagctctccgcggaggctccctttcctccttcctgtctcctcccagaccataggaggctcctcaagttgattggctggtagccttgatagacagcacccatgggcaaacgtcatttcctgacgccaaggaaaagccacaatgcctctgaggcattttcctcatggtggaactttcccacagcaagtctccagtaggtggcatcattccaatcattacactactatgggctaagtgctggggaaagcaaagaaaggcaaaaacaagtcCCTGGCCTGGGGAAGCtcccattttaatgggggaggacACCCTCAGGCCACTGGTCCTGCTCATAGCCTGTCCCCAAAAGCAATCATCCAAAGAAGCAAGCTTATGGAGGAGGGACCCCGGCAGTGGCCTCTGCAGGGACAGCAGCTCCCACTTCCTCAGCAGCTGCATCCATTGAAGGCCCAGAAAAGAAGGTCCTTGTCATTCAAGTCCTCGAAACTGTTCAAGCCACATGGCACCATATTGGGAATGGAGATAGTCTTCTCACTAATGAAGAAACGCCGCCATCTACCTTTCTGCTGCACTGTAAGGACCACAGGGCCTTGCCTGATGAGTTGCAGCTGAAACCTCCCACGTTGTTTCCTcctaatagaatgtgagctcctcaagagcagagaATATGTGTTATTTTCTCTGTatgtccagtgcttagcaaagtgcctgctatatagtaagtgcataatatgtttattcattcatttatttatctatccattcatccacccacccatccacccacccatccttccacccacccatccatccatccatccatccatccatccatccatccatccatccatccatccatccatccatccatccatccatccacccactcatccttccatctatccacccatccttccacccacccatc
It encodes the following:
- the LOC122729065 gene encoding octapeptide-repeat protein T2-like; amino-acid sequence: MWYEIPASKAGLFRTARDARRPRKAAQALEASRRRRGRAAEEEVPGRRGRGRAAEEEVPGRRGRGRAAEEEALGRRGRIEEEALGRRGRGRAAEEEVPGRRGRGRAAEEEVPGRRERGRAAEEEALGRRGRIEEEALGRRGRGRAAEEGAEGAEGAGPSGRGGSAGAEGRGRAAEEGAEGAGPSGRGGSPRLPERAWRGGAASL